The Kaustia mangrovi genome has a segment encoding these proteins:
- a CDS encoding SDR family NAD(P)-dependent oxidoreductase, protein MTDSGDNDRKTLILTGASRGIGHATVKRFSSAGWRVITCSRHGFPEDCPWEQGPEDHIQIDLAEPDDVVRAIAEMRERLEANGSRLNALVNNAAISPKKPDGGRMGAIDTDIDDWKTVFQVNFFAPIMLARGLMDELKAARGSVVNVSSIAGGRVHPFAGAAYGTSKAALFALTREMAFDFGPYGIRVNAISPGEIETSILSPGTEKLVEDIPMRRLGQPEEVAKAIYFLCTDASSYVNGAELHINGGQHV, encoded by the coding sequence ATGACCGACAGCGGCGACAATGACCGCAAGACCCTGATCCTGACGGGCGCGAGCCGCGGGATCGGCCATGCCACTGTAAAGCGGTTCTCGAGCGCGGGCTGGCGCGTCATCACCTGCTCGCGACACGGGTTTCCGGAAGACTGTCCCTGGGAGCAGGGTCCGGAGGATCACATCCAGATCGATCTGGCCGAGCCCGACGACGTGGTCCGGGCGATCGCGGAGATGCGCGAGCGCCTCGAAGCCAATGGCAGCCGGCTGAACGCGCTGGTCAACAATGCCGCGATCTCGCCGAAGAAGCCGGATGGCGGCCGGATGGGCGCCATCGACACCGATATCGACGACTGGAAGACCGTCTTCCAGGTCAATTTCTTCGCGCCGATCATGCTGGCGCGCGGCCTGATGGACGAATTGAAGGCGGCGCGCGGCTCCGTGGTCAATGTCAGCTCCATCGCCGGCGGGCGCGTGCATCCCTTCGCGGGCGCGGCCTATGGAACCTCCAAGGCCGCGCTCTTCGCGCTGACCCGCGAGATGGCGTTCGATTTCGGGCCCTACGGAATCCGGGTGAACGCGATCTCGCCGGGCGAGATCGAGACATCGATCCTGTCTCCGGGGACGGAGAAGCTGGTGGAGGATATTCCCATGCGCCGGCTCGGCCAACCGGAGGAGGTCGCCAAGGCGATCTATTTCCTGTGTACCGACGCGTCGAGCTACGTGAACGGCGCGGAGCTCCACATCAATGGCGGCCAGCACGTCTGA
- a CDS encoding MBL fold metallo-hydrolase, with amino-acid sequence MADIPFEREMAFAYGRADRVSPLIRRVVANNPGPFTFTGTGTYIVGEGTVAVIDPGPDDEAHLAALADALDGETVSHILVTHTHLDHSPLAAPLKALTGAEVLAYGPHGAGPRSGPAEKSGSVALDASGDTGFVPDRTLEDGEVVEGPGWTLEAVFTPGHMANHMAFALKEENALFSGDHVMAWSTSVIAPPDGNMADYMASLRRVLERNEEVYWPTHGPERRDPKPFVRAFLTHRQMREKAILKRIERGDRTIAEIVSAIYREVDPKLHPAAAMSVLAHMEHLIEQDLVETDGTPGLESEYRTRG; translated from the coding sequence ATGGCAGACATTCCATTCGAGCGAGAGATGGCCTTCGCCTATGGCAGGGCCGACCGGGTCTCCCCGCTCATCCGCCGCGTCGTGGCGAACAATCCGGGCCCCTTCACCTTCACCGGGACGGGCACCTACATCGTCGGCGAGGGCACGGTCGCCGTGATCGATCCGGGGCCGGACGACGAGGCCCATCTCGCCGCCCTGGCGGACGCGCTCGACGGGGAGACCGTCTCCCACATTCTCGTCACCCATACCCATCTCGACCATTCGCCGCTGGCCGCGCCGCTCAAGGCGCTGACCGGCGCGGAGGTGCTCGCCTACGGCCCCCATGGTGCGGGGCCCCGCTCCGGACCGGCGGAAAAGAGCGGCTCGGTCGCGCTCGACGCGAGCGGCGATACCGGCTTCGTCCCCGACCGCACGCTTGAGGACGGCGAGGTCGTGGAGGGCCCCGGCTGGACGCTCGAGGCGGTGTTCACACCCGGCCACATGGCCAATCACATGGCCTTCGCGCTGAAGGAGGAGAACGCGCTGTTCTCCGGCGACCATGTCATGGCCTGGTCGACGAGCGTGATCGCGCCGCCGGACGGCAACATGGCCGACTACATGGCCTCTCTGCGCCGGGTCCTGGAGCGAAACGAGGAGGTCTACTGGCCGACCCACGGCCCGGAACGCCGCGATCCGAAACCCTTCGTGCGCGCCTTCCTCACCCATCGCCAGATGCGCGAGAAGGCTATCCTGAAGCGCATCGAGCGCGGCGACCGCACCATTGCGGAGATCGTCTCCGCCATCTATCGCGAGGTCGACCCGAAGCTCCATCCGGCCGCCGCCATGTCGGTGCTTGCCCATATGGAGCACCTGATCGAGCAGGATCTCGTCGAGACGGACGGCACGCCGGGGCTTGAGAGCGAATACCGTACGAGGGGATAG
- the pdxH gene encoding pyridoxamine 5'-phosphate oxidase has product MAPERTGDFASREDPFRLFAEWMDEARASEPSDANAMSLATVDPDGLPDVRMVLLKDVSQNGFVFYTNLESQKGRELAATPKAALCFHWKSLRRQVRVRGPVTPVSGEEADAYFASRARDSRIGAWASKQSRPLESRFALEKAVAKYAARYAVGEVPRPEHWSGFRLVPISIEFWHERPFRLHERVQFRREAADAPWTSTRLYP; this is encoded by the coding sequence ATGGCGCCCGAGCGGACGGGCGATTTCGCCAGCAGGGAAGACCCGTTCCGGCTGTTCGCGGAGTGGATGGACGAGGCCAGGGCGTCTGAGCCGAGCGACGCGAACGCGATGAGCCTTGCGACGGTGGATCCCGACGGGCTGCCGGATGTGCGCATGGTCCTCCTGAAGGATGTGAGCCAGAACGGCTTCGTGTTCTACACCAACCTGGAGAGCCAGAAGGGGCGCGAACTCGCCGCGACGCCCAAGGCGGCCCTGTGCTTCCACTGGAAGTCGCTGCGCCGGCAGGTCCGGGTGCGCGGTCCCGTCACGCCGGTAAGCGGCGAGGAGGCGGATGCCTATTTCGCATCGCGCGCGCGAGACAGCCGGATCGGCGCCTGGGCGTCCAAGCAGTCCCGGCCGCTGGAGAGCCGGTTCGCGCTCGAAAAGGCGGTGGCGAAATACGCCGCGCGTTATGCGGTGGGCGAAGTGCCGCGGCCCGAGCACTGGTCGGGCTTCCGGCTCGTCCCCATATCCATCGAATTCTGGCACGAGCGGCCTTTCCGTCTGCACGAGCGCGTGCAGTTCAGGCGGGAGGCCGCGGATGCGCCATGGACGAGCACGCGGCTCTATCCGTGA
- the fabI gene encoding enoyl-ACP reductase FabI, producing MTEPGALMAGKRGLIMGVANNRSIAWGIAQACANHGAELAFTYQGDALKKRVEPLASSVGSNLVLPCDVTDAASIDAAFEELSRTWGGLDFLVHAIAYSDKDQLTGRYVDTTPDNFAKSLQVSCYSFTAIAQRAERLMTDGGSLLTLTYYGAEKVMPHYNVMGVAKAALEASVRYLAVDLGEKNIRVNAVSAGPIRTLAASGIGDFRYILKWNEYNSPLRRVVTIEEVGDSALWLLSDLGRAVTGEIVHVDSGYHVVGMKNPDAPDISVV from the coding sequence ATGACCGAACCAGGTGCATTGATGGCCGGAAAGCGTGGCCTCATCATGGGCGTGGCGAACAACCGGTCGATCGCCTGGGGAATCGCGCAGGCCTGCGCGAACCACGGTGCTGAACTCGCCTTCACCTATCAGGGCGACGCGCTGAAGAAGCGTGTGGAACCGCTCGCCTCGAGCGTCGGCTCGAACCTCGTCTTGCCCTGCGATGTCACCGACGCCGCCTCCATCGACGCGGCCTTCGAGGAGCTTTCAAGGACCTGGGGCGGTCTCGACTTCCTGGTCCATGCCATCGCCTATTCCGACAAGGACCAGCTCACCGGGCGCTATGTCGACACCACGCCCGACAATTTTGCCAAGAGCCTGCAGGTCTCCTGCTATTCCTTCACGGCCATCGCCCAGCGCGCCGAGCGGCTGATGACCGACGGCGGTTCCCTTCTCACCCTCACCTATTACGGGGCGGAGAAGGTCATGCCGCACTACAATGTGATGGGCGTTGCCAAGGCGGCGCTCGAGGCGTCGGTGCGCTACCTCGCCGTCGATCTCGGCGAGAAGAATATCCGGGTGAATGCGGTCTCCGCCGGCCCGATCCGCACGCTTGCCGCCTCCGGCATCGGCGATTTCCGCTATATCCTCAAATGGAACGAGTACAACTCCCCGCTCCGGCGCGTCGTGACCATCGAGGAAGTCGGCGATTCGGCCCTGTGGCTCCTGTCCGACCTCGGCCGCGCGGTGACCGGCGAGATCGTCCATGTCGATTCCGGCTACCATGTGGTCGGGATGAAGAACCCGGACGCGCCCGACATCTCCGTTGTGTGA
- a CDS encoding RT0821/Lpp0805 family surface protein: MRGITVASVLALSLAVTGCANQGGWGPRQTTGTVVGGVAGGLLGSVAGGTTATAVGAALGAVLGSELGRQLDQQAQQQAYYATEQAVYTGRPQEWDYSRTGSHGRVVPGDTYRSSGRLCRDFSHTIYVEGRREVVHGTACQLADGSWRIVA; encoded by the coding sequence ATGCGAGGCATCACAGTAGCATCAGTACTGGCCCTGTCGCTCGCCGTGACGGGCTGCGCCAACCAGGGCGGCTGGGGTCCGCGCCAGACGACGGGCACCGTCGTCGGCGGCGTGGCCGGCGGATTGCTCGGTAGCGTCGCCGGCGGAACGACCGCGACGGCGGTCGGCGCAGCGCTCGGCGCGGTGCTGGGCAGCGAGCTCGGTCGCCAGCTCGACCAGCAAGCCCAGCAGCAGGCCTATTATGCCACGGAACAGGCCGTCTATACGGGCCGTCCGCAGGAATGGGACTATTCGCGCACCGGAAGCCATGGCCGCGTCGTCCCGGGCGACACCTATCGCAGCAGCGGCCGCCTGTGCCGCGACTTCTCCCATACGATCTATGTCGAGGGCCGGCGCGAGGTCGTTCACGGCACGGCATGCCAGCTTGCCGACGGAAGCTGGCGCATCGTCGCCTGA
- a CDS encoding methylated-DNA--[protein]-cysteine S-methyltransferase — protein sequence MAGARTHLVANRLDSPVGTVLAVSNGARLCAIYFVDGADDEEKLAGQLARRYGEIALEEGPDPQDAPDRLRAYFEGDLPAIEGLEVETGGTGFQRSVWQALRDIPAGGTESYGALAARLGQPGASRAVGLANGRNPVSIVLPCHRVIGADGSLTGYGGGIERKRWLLAHESRHSAAEQGRLL from the coding sequence ATGGCCGGGGCACGAACCCATCTTGTGGCCAATCGCCTCGACTCGCCCGTCGGCACTGTGCTCGCCGTGTCGAACGGGGCGCGGCTGTGCGCGATCTATTTCGTCGACGGCGCGGACGACGAGGAAAAGCTCGCGGGCCAGCTCGCCCGCCGCTACGGGGAGATCGCCCTGGAGGAGGGCCCCGACCCGCAGGACGCCCCGGACCGCCTGCGCGCCTATTTCGAGGGCGATCTCCCGGCCATAGAGGGGCTCGAGGTCGAGACCGGCGGAACCGGCTTCCAGCGATCCGTCTGGCAGGCACTCAGGGACATTCCCGCCGGCGGAACGGAAAGCTACGGCGCGCTGGCGGCAAGGCTCGGCCAGCCCGGGGCAAGCCGCGCGGTGGGGCTCGCCAATGGCCGCAATCCGGTCTCCATCGTGCTGCCCTGCCATCGCGTGATCGGGGCGGACGGCTCGCTCACCGGCTATGGCGGCGGGATCGAGCGCAAGCGCTGGCTGCTCGCCCACGAAAGCCGGCATTCCGCCGCCGAACAGGGCCGTCTTCTCTAG
- a CDS encoding DMT family transporter, with amino-acid sequence MADRDKRRIQIAFALLLLGAAAVALSPILVRVSEIGPTATAFYRVAFALPGMWAVAMARRRGGVSVPTTRRQRLVLGLAGALFAGDLALWHSSLDFTLVANATLFANAAPIFVTLVAWLVFGERMTLGFLAGLAVTIVGAGVLTGESMALDPSYALGDAMALGAGAFYGGYILAVSRLRARFTTLDIMMWGSLGSAIVLLPLTLAMGESLLPETAEGWAVLVALGLVSHAGGQGLVAYALAHLPVSLSSVSLLLEPVLAAGFAWVLFGEMLGPVQIAGGLIVLLGVLWCRYASLKRRAVSPQAQ; translated from the coding sequence ATGGCGGACCGGGACAAGAGACGCATCCAGATCGCCTTCGCGCTGCTGCTCCTCGGTGCCGCGGCCGTCGCGCTGTCGCCCATTCTGGTGCGGGTCAGCGAGATCGGCCCGACGGCGACGGCCTTCTACCGGGTCGCCTTCGCGCTGCCGGGCATGTGGGCGGTCGCCATGGCGCGCCGGCGCGGCGGCGTGAGCGTGCCGACCACGAGGCGCCAGCGGCTGGTTCTGGGGCTTGCCGGCGCCCTGTTCGCCGGCGATCTGGCGCTATGGCATTCCTCGCTCGACTTCACCCTCGTCGCCAATGCGACGCTCTTTGCCAATGCCGCGCCGATCTTCGTGACGCTCGTCGCCTGGCTCGTCTTCGGCGAGCGCATGACGCTCGGCTTTCTCGCGGGGCTTGCTGTCACAATCGTGGGCGCCGGCGTGCTGACGGGAGAGAGCATGGCGCTCGATCCGTCCTACGCGCTCGGCGACGCCATGGCGCTCGGCGCGGGCGCCTTCTATGGCGGCTATATCCTGGCGGTCAGCCGGCTGAGGGCGCGCTTCACCACGCTCGACATCATGATGTGGGGCAGCCTCGGCAGCGCCATCGTGCTCCTGCCGCTGACGCTTGCCATGGGCGAGAGCCTCCTGCCGGAGACGGCGGAGGGGTGGGCGGTGCTCGTCGCCCTCGGCCTCGTGAGCCATGCCGGGGGGCAGGGGCTCGTCGCCTATGCGCTCGCCCATCTTCCGGTGTCGCTCTCCTCGGTGAGCCTGCTTCTCGAGCCGGTGCTTGCGGCGGGCTTCGCCTGGGTGCTGTTCGGCGAGATGCTGGGGCCGGTCCAGATTGCCGGCGGCCTCATCGTTCTCCTGGGCGTCCTGTGGTGCCGCTATGCCTCGCTGAAACGGCGGGCCGTTTCTCCCCAAGCGCAATGA
- a CDS encoding histidine phosphatase family protein, producing MTHPPLVFIRHGETDWNRERRLQGRMDIPLNALGEEQARAIGKRLSTILGDPDGMAFHVSPLIRARQTMTAVLDALGLPDDTARADDRLCEIDFGTWEGRCWPELNAHGIDRDADPEGYHAWRPDRGESYADATIRVADWLATLDRPAVVVAHGGIGRIVRGLSLGLAPAEIVGLSVSQWRFFRLAEGGIEWFDARPDRA from the coding sequence GTGACCCACCCGCCGCTTGTCTTCATCCGCCACGGCGAGACCGACTGGAACCGCGAACGCCGGCTCCAGGGCCGGATGGACATCCCGCTCAATGCACTCGGCGAGGAGCAGGCCCGCGCGATCGGCAAGCGTCTGAGCACCATTCTCGGCGATCCCGACGGGATGGCGTTCCATGTGAGCCCCCTCATTCGCGCGCGCCAGACCATGACCGCCGTGCTCGACGCGCTCGGCCTGCCGGACGACACCGCCAGGGCCGATGACAGGCTGTGCGAGATCGATTTCGGCACCTGGGAGGGTCGCTGCTGGCCGGAGCTCAACGCTCACGGCATCGATCGGGACGCCGATCCGGAGGGCTATCACGCCTGGCGGCCCGACAGGGGCGAGAGCTATGCGGACGCCACCATCCGGGTCGCCGACTGGCTCGCCACGCTCGACCGCCCCGCCGTCGTTGTCGCCCATGGCGGGATCGGGCGTATCGTGCGCGGCCTTTCGCTCGGGCTCGCCCCCGCCGAGATCGTCGGGCTGTCCGTCTCGCAATGGCGCTTCTTCCGGCTCGCCGAGGGCGGCATAGAGTGGTTTGACGCAAGGCCCGACCGCGCCTAG
- a CDS encoding VOC family protein, giving the protein MIDHVSIGVRDLAASRAFYEAVLAPLGLSAMLEREGTVGFGKRYPEFWLNARPGRAPVDEACGSHISLRAPDREAVHAFHETAIAAGGRDGGRPGPRPHYSQVYYAAFVRDLDGHLVEAVTFLPGGA; this is encoded by the coding sequence ATGATCGACCATGTGTCCATCGGCGTTCGCGATCTGGCTGCGAGCCGGGCCTTCTACGAGGCCGTCCTGGCTCCGCTCGGCCTTTCCGCGATGCTCGAGCGCGAGGGAACGGTCGGCTTCGGCAAGCGCTATCCGGAATTCTGGCTCAATGCGCGGCCCGGTCGGGCGCCGGTGGACGAGGCCTGCGGCAGCCATATCTCGCTGAGGGCCCCTGACCGGGAGGCGGTGCACGCCTTCCACGAGACGGCCATTGCCGCCGGCGGGCGCGATGGCGGCAGGCCCGGCCCGCGCCCGCACTATTCACAAGTCTATTACGCCGCTTTCGTGCGCGATCTGGACGGGCATCTGGTGGAGGCGGTAACCTTCCTGCCGGGCGGGGCATGA
- a CDS encoding trans-sulfuration enzyme family protein, translating to MANQDPRPGPRSRAAQAAHFIDKTTGAVVPPIHLATTFARDESYELMGDYVYQRYTSPTLELSEAVLAELDGGVDAMLFGSGMAGIVALMETVETGRHIVAPQVMYHGTLDWLRRISAKRGIGLDLFDPADPDSLKPLIRKGETAVVWLESPVNPTWEVIDIALAGEAAHAAGAILAVDSTCAPPVTTRPLELGADIVFHSATKYLNGHSDVSAGALVTWEKGPLWEELATIRKLMGSALGPFEAWLLLRGLKTLYLRFETISDNALKIARHFERHPKIEAVLYPGLESHASHEIAKRQMTDGFGGMLSLCINGGAEEARRVVTGLRLFVAATSLGGVESLAEHRKSVEGPESLVPDNLIRLSVGIEDANDLIEDLDRALEAI from the coding sequence ATGGCCAATCAGGACCCGAGGCCCGGACCGCGATCGCGGGCGGCGCAGGCGGCGCATTTCATCGACAAGACGACCGGGGCGGTGGTGCCGCCGATCCATCTCGCCACGACCTTTGCGCGCGACGAGTCCTACGAGCTCATGGGCGACTACGTCTATCAGCGCTATACGAGCCCGACACTGGAACTGAGCGAGGCCGTCCTCGCCGAGCTCGATGGCGGTGTCGACGCCATGCTGTTCGGCTCGGGCATGGCGGGCATCGTGGCGCTGATGGAGACAGTGGAAACCGGCCGGCATATCGTGGCGCCGCAGGTCATGTATCACGGCACGCTCGACTGGCTGCGCCGGATTTCCGCCAAGCGCGGCATCGGCCTCGACCTGTTCGATCCGGCCGACCCCGACAGCCTGAAGCCGCTGATCCGCAAGGGCGAGACCGCGGTGGTGTGGCTGGAGAGCCCGGTCAATCCGACCTGGGAGGTCATCGACATCGCGCTGGCCGGGGAGGCCGCCCATGCGGCGGGCGCGATCCTCGCCGTCGATTCCACCTGCGCGCCGCCGGTGACGACGCGGCCGCTGGAACTCGGCGCGGACATTGTGTTCCATTCCGCCACCAAGTATCTCAACGGCCACAGCGACGTCTCCGCCGGTGCGCTCGTCACCTGGGAGAAGGGGCCGCTGTGGGAGGAACTCGCCACCATCCGCAAGCTCATGGGATCGGCGCTCGGCCCCTTCGAGGCCTGGCTGCTCCTGCGCGGCCTGAAGACGCTCTATCTGCGCTTCGAGACGATTTCGGACAACGCGCTGAAGATCGCGCGCCATTTCGAACGCCATCCCAAGATCGAGGCGGTTCTCTATCCGGGGCTGGAGAGCCATGCCAGCCACGAGATTGCCAAGCGCCAGATGACGGATGGCTTCGGCGGCATGCTGTCGCTGTGCATCAATGGCGGCGCGGAGGAGGCCCGGCGGGTCGTGACCGGGCTTCGGCTCTTCGTCGCGGCAACCTCGCTCGGCGGGGTGGAGAGTCTCGCCGAACACCGCAAGTCGGTGGAGGGGCCGGAAAGCCTCGTACCCGACAATCTCATCCGCCTGTCCGTCGGCATCGAGGATGCCAACGACCTGATCGAGGATCTCGACCGGGCGCTGGAGGCGATTTAG
- a CDS encoding long-chain-fatty-acid--CoA ligase encodes MQGLMQDWPLLVHTILDHASTYHGDREVVSRTVEGPIHRYTYRDMERRSRAMADAAARELGLGRGDVIATMAWNGYRHVEIWYGLMGLGAVVHTLNPRLFPDQICYIVNHAEDRWIFVDLTFVPLLEEMQDKLATVKGFVVMTDRAHMPETSLRNAVCYEELIAGGDEGFAWPRLDENDACGMCYTSGTTGNPKGVVYSHRSNVLHAMAANAADALALRSLDAVMPVVPMFHANAWSLIFSAPMAGAKLVLPGARMDGEAIYELLDTEGVTLTAAVPTIWLMLLQHLEANTDLRLPDLERVVIGGSACPESMMKAFEEIYDTRVIHAWGMTEMSPLGSLGTRKGGLEELDREAWWQLQLKQGRPPYTVEMCIKDDEGGALPRDGATFGHLMVRGPCVARSYYKGEGGEILDREGYFDTGDVATLDEHGYMQVTDRAKDVIKSGGEWISSIELENIAVGHADVAEAAVIGLPHPKWDERPLLVIVPRPGAAPSREDILAFLEGQVARWWLPEDVVVVEDIPHTATGKISKIALRERFRDYRFPTVDAAG; translated from the coding sequence ATGCAAGGCCTGATGCAGGATTGGCCGCTATTGGTCCATACTATCCTCGATCACGCCAGCACCTATCATGGCGACCGGGAGGTTGTCTCGCGCACGGTCGAAGGGCCGATCCACCGCTACACCTATCGCGATATGGAGCGGCGGTCGCGCGCGATGGCCGATGCCGCCGCGAGGGAGCTCGGGCTCGGCCGCGGCGATGTGATCGCCACCATGGCCTGGAACGGCTACCGGCATGTGGAGATCTGGTACGGGCTCATGGGACTCGGCGCCGTGGTCCACACGCTCAACCCCAGGCTCTTTCCCGACCAGATCTGCTATATCGTCAATCATGCGGAGGACCGGTGGATCTTCGTCGATCTCACCTTCGTGCCCCTGCTGGAGGAGATGCAGGACAAGCTCGCCACGGTGAAGGGCTTCGTCGTCATGACCGACCGGGCGCACATGCCCGAGACGAGCCTCAGAAACGCGGTCTGCTACGAGGAGCTGATCGCCGGGGGCGATGAGGGCTTCGCCTGGCCGCGGCTCGACGAGAACGACGCCTGCGGCATGTGCTATACCTCCGGCACGACGGGCAATCCGAAGGGGGTCGTCTATTCCCACCGCTCCAATGTGTTGCACGCCATGGCGGCCAATGCCGCCGATGCGCTGGCGCTGCGCTCTCTCGACGCGGTCATGCCGGTCGTGCCGATGTTCCATGCCAATGCCTGGTCGCTGATCTTCTCCGCCCCGATGGCGGGCGCGAAGCTCGTGCTGCCCGGCGCGCGGATGGATGGCGAGGCGATCTACGAACTCCTCGACACCGAAGGCGTGACCCTGACGGCGGCGGTGCCGACGATCTGGCTGATGCTGCTCCAGCATCTGGAGGCCAATACCGATCTGAGATTGCCGGATCTGGAGCGCGTGGTGATCGGCGGGTCGGCCTGTCCGGAAAGCATGATGAAGGCCTTCGAGGAGATCTACGACACGCGGGTCATCCACGCCTGGGGCATGACGGAGATGAGCCCGCTCGGCTCGCTCGGCACGCGCAAGGGCGGGTTGGAGGAGCTGGATCGCGAGGCGTGGTGGCAGCTCCAGCTCAAGCAGGGCCGTCCGCCCTACACGGTGGAGATGTGCATCAAGGACGACGAGGGCGGGGCGTTGCCGCGCGACGGTGCGACCTTCGGGCACCTGATGGTGCGGGGGCCTTGCGTCGCGCGTTCCTACTACAAGGGCGAGGGCGGGGAGATTCTCGACCGCGAGGGCTATTTCGACACCGGCGACGTGGCGACCCTCGACGAGCACGGCTACATGCAGGTCACCGACCGGGCGAAGGACGTCATCAAGTCGGGCGGGGAGTGGATCTCCTCCATCGAGCTGGAGAATATCGCCGTCGGCCATGCGGATGTGGCCGAGGCCGCGGTGATCGGCCTGCCGCATCCCAAATGGGACGAGCGCCCGCTGCTCGTCATCGTGCCGAGGCCGGGGGCCGCCCCGAGCCGGGAGGACATTCTGGCGTTCCTGGAGGGCCAGGTCGCGCGCTGGTGGCTGCCGGAGGATGTGGTCGTGGTGGAGGATATCCCGCATACCGCGACGGGCAAGATCTCCAAGATCGCCCTGCGCGAACGGTTCCGCGACTACCGGTTCCCGACGGTTGATGCGGCGGGATAG
- a CDS encoding aminotransferase: MSPLSNLAVRDIETVIHPYTNLATHRETGPLILERGKGIRVWDTDGKEYIEGLAGLWCTSLGYGNEELVEAAAEQMRTLSYTHLFGSKSHDPAIELAEKLKEIVPCEASKVLFCSSGSEANDQQVKLTWYYNNARGRPEKKKIISRIKGYHGVTVASGSLTGLPPVHMDFDLPIKNILHTECPHHYRFAEDGETEAEFVARMARSLEEMIQREGPETVAAFIAEPIMGAGGVIIPPEGYYQAIQAVLEKYDVRFISDEVICGFGRTGSMFGAETFGMKPHSVSMAKAITSAYVPLGAVTVEEDLYQAMLDESRKIGTFGHGYTYTGHPVAAAVSLKVLEIYERDGIVERAATLSPVFEKRFEALAAHPLVGDVRARGMIGAIELVADKTTKAPFDPKAGIGGYCVARAQDHGLISRAVAGDSVALCPPLIIEESEVHEMFDRLEKALDDTEAHVAKEGLRAA; the protein is encoded by the coding sequence ATGTCCCCGCTGTCCAACCTCGCCGTTCGCGATATCGAGACCGTGATCCACCCCTATACCAATCTCGCGACCCACCGCGAGACGGGCCCGCTCATTCTGGAGCGCGGCAAGGGTATTCGCGTGTGGGACACCGATGGCAAGGAATATATCGAGGGTCTCGCCGGCCTGTGGTGCACGTCGCTCGGCTACGGCAACGAGGAGCTCGTCGAGGCGGCTGCGGAGCAGATGCGCACCCTCTCCTACACGCATCTGTTCGGCTCCAAGAGCCACGACCCGGCCATCGAGCTGGCGGAGAAGCTCAAGGAGATCGTGCCCTGCGAGGCCTCGAAGGTGCTGTTCTGCTCGTCGGGCTCGGAGGCCAACGACCAGCAGGTGAAGCTCACCTGGTACTACAACAATGCCCGCGGCCGGCCGGAGAAGAAGAAGATCATCAGCCGCATCAAGGGCTATCACGGCGTCACCGTGGCCTCCGGCAGCCTCACCGGCCTGCCGCCGGTGCACATGGACTTCGATCTGCCGATCAAGAACATCCTGCACACAGAGTGCCCGCATCACTACCGCTTCGCCGAGGACGGCGAGACGGAGGCGGAGTTCGTGGCGCGCATGGCCCGCAGCCTGGAGGAGATGATCCAGCGCGAGGGCCCGGAGACGGTCGCCGCCTTCATCGCCGAGCCGATCATGGGTGCGGGCGGCGTGATCATTCCGCCGGAGGGCTACTATCAGGCCATTCAGGCGGTGCTTGAGAAATACGATGTGCGCTTCATCTCCGACGAGGTGATCTGCGGCTTCGGGCGGACGGGCTCGATGTTCGGCGCGGAAACCTTCGGCATGAAGCCGCATTCGGTCTCCATGGCCAAGGCCATCACCTCCGCCTATGTCCCGCTCGGCGCGGTGACGGTGGAGGAGGACCTCTATCAGGCGATGCTCGACGAGAGCCGCAAGATCGGCACCTTCGGCCACGGATACACCTATACCGGCCATCCGGTCGCCGCGGCGGTGTCGCTGAAGGTGCTGGAGATCTACGAGCGCGACGGCATCGTCGAACGCGCCGCGACGCTCTCCCCGGTCTTCGAGAAGCGTTTCGAGGCGCTCGCCGCCCATCCGCTGGTGGGCGACGTGCGTGCCCGTGGCATGATCGGCGCTATCGAGCTGGTCGCCGACAAGACGACGAAGGCGCCGTTCGATCCCAAGGCCGGCATCGGCGGATATTGCGTCGCCCGTGCCCAGGATCACGGCCTGATCTCGCGTGCCGTCGCCGGCGACTCCGTCGCGCTGTGCCCGCCGCTCATCATCGAGGAGAGCGAGGTCCACGAGATGTTCGACCGGCTGGAGAAGGCGCTCGACGACACCGAGGCGCATGTCGCCAAGGAAGGCCTGCGCGCAGCGTGA